A genomic region of Arachis hypogaea cultivar Tifrunner chromosome 5, arahy.Tifrunner.gnm2.J5K5, whole genome shotgun sequence contains the following coding sequences:
- the LOC112802854 gene encoding F-box/kelch-repeat protein At3g23880: MQMEPEDPTAAVLLCEVVVMEILSWLPAKPLTRLKLVCKSWNSIISNPHFVKLHLHRSPKNGILLLTRTKPLTLGEGKNWDLVFSSVESFIQNPSSTLVAQENRYSLYVEDWVVGSCNGLVCVAHALDHPKTDISDIWVRLLNPLTGGISENSPCLRVNMHNVLGFGYDESSDSYKVLAIIWDSSGTLITQVYSFGGSSWKRIKSFPAFPFSPEVNGYFIGGTLNWIGLRTPHGGDYDWDAVTLDMLTLVSFDLKSDTSKEIPLPKGIDEIPSEEPTLGVWGNSLYLLHDYQNTHFIAWQMKEFGDENSWTQLLKISFHHLGVEWLSPRFVFENGNVFMLSGCHSSEEVFYDRRDNSVKRVKFSSNPRYIVAFDYVESLVQLC, from the coding sequence ATGCAGATGGAGCCTGAAGACCCAACAGCGGCGGTCCTCTTGTGTGAAGTGGTGGTGATGGAGATCCTCTCTTGGCTTCCTGCAAAGCCTCTGACGCGCCTGAAGCTTGTGTGCAAGTCATGGAACTCCATCATCTCCAACCCTCACTTCGTCAAACTTCACCTTCACCGTTCACCCAAAAATGGCATCCTCCTCCTTACGCGAACAAAACCGCTCACCCTCGGCGAAGGAAAAAACTGGGACTTAGTGTTTAGTAGCGTTGAATCCTTCATCCAGAATCCATCATCCACTCTTGTTGCTCAAGAGAATCGCTACTCCCTATACGTAGAAGACTGGGTTGTGGGTTCATGCAACGGGTTGGTTTGTGTGGCCCATGCTCTTGACCACCCCAAGACCGATATTAGTGATATCTGGGTGCGTTTATTGAACCCTCTCACAGGGGGTATTTCAGAGAACTCGCCGTGCTTACGTGTCAATATGCACAATGTTCTTGGATTTGGGTATGATGAGTCAAGTGATAGTTACAAGGTACTGGCTATCATTTGGGATTCTTCTGGAACATTGATTACGCAAGTTTATAGCTTTGGTGGCAGTTCATGGAAGAGGATCAAAAGTTTTCCTGCTTTTCCGTTTTCTCCTGAAGTTAATGGCTACTTCATCGGTGGCACTCTTAATTGGATAGGTCTCCGTACCCCGCATGGAGGTGATTATGATTGGGATGCTGTTACACTTGATATGTTAACGCTTGTTTCTTTTGACCTGAAATCGGATACAAGTAAAGAGATTCCGCTTCCAAAGGGTATCGATGAGATCCCCAGTGAAGAGCCAACTCTGGGAGTTTGGGGAAATAGCCTGTATCTTCTTCATGATTACCAGAACACTCATTTTATTGCATGGCAAATGAAGGAGTTTGGAGATGAAAATTCTTGGACTCAATTGCTAAAGATTAGTTTTCACCATCTCGGTGTTGAATGGCTATCTCCACGATTTGTATTTGAGAATGGAAATGTCTTCATGTTGAGCGGCTGCCATAGTTCTGAGGAAGTTTTTTATGACCGAAGAGATAATAGTGTTAAACGCGTTAAATTCTCGTCCAACCCTCGTTACATCGTTGCATTTGATTATGTTGAGAGCCTGGTTCAGCTTTGTTAA